In Candidatus Methylomirabilota bacterium, one genomic interval encodes:
- a CDS encoding alpha/beta hydrolase, producing MVPPTPILILPGYGDSGPDHWQSLWEAEVSACRRVVQRDWMLPRLEEWLDTLARHVGDCEAPPVLVAHSLACSLVAHWVARSGVRARGALLVAPADVDSPTHTPDEVRGFSPMPLARFPFPSIVVASTDDPFSALSRGKLFARSWGSRLVVLPGAGHINGDTGFGKWPQGRALLGELVSGS from the coding sequence ATGGTGCCCCCTACACCCATCCTCATCCTCCCCGGCTACGGAGACTCCGGGCCTGATCACTGGCAGAGCCTGTGGGAAGCGGAGGTTTCCGCCTGTCGCCGCGTCGTCCAGCGCGATTGGATGCTTCCGAGGCTCGAGGAGTGGCTCGACACGCTCGCGCGACATGTCGGCGACTGCGAAGCGCCTCCCGTCCTGGTCGCGCACAGCCTGGCCTGCTCGCTGGTGGCCCACTGGGTGGCGCGATCCGGTGTCCGCGCCAGGGGCGCCCTGCTCGTGGCGCCCGCCGACGTGGACTCGCCCACCCACACGCCCGACGAGGTGCGCGGCTTCAGCCCCATGCCCCTCGCGCGCTTCCCATTTCCGAGTATCGTGGTGGCGAGCACCGACGACCCATTCTCGGCACTTTCTCGCGGCAAGCTCTTCGCGCGGTCCTGGGGCAGCCGTTTGGTCGTTCTGCCCGGGGCCGGGCACATCAATGGCGACACGGGATTCGGCAAATGGCCGCAGGGCCGCGCGCTCTTGGGTGAGCTGGTCAGCGGCTCCTGA
- a CDS encoding phosphotransferase: MNRGRDLAAALLDYLRARLDERGLELSEPLTPVSGGFDTRIFAFRLRGAAPPFAGPLILRLLGPQHDPARVLRERVTQNTLAGLAYPAPRVLLASPDPAPLGGGWLIMERLPGKPLLQARYLNLSRVLADTQLRLHALDAEALLRAMDEEGRDSRVAGGPAISREMITIEGHLAQLEARIARGSLDGLQPAMAWLVERRPGEQSPRVICHGDFHPHNILYSGSSVTGVIDWPNVVVAEPAYDVATTRIILRFAPIELSALPVPLHWLVANARLVMVKRYLAGYRRRRSIDPRSLAYYEALSAMRALVRAAESRRGQGAAASNPLDASRFAETLAAHFSAISGITPILPPRRP; this comes from the coding sequence ATGAACCGGGGCAGGGATCTTGCCGCGGCGCTCCTAGACTACCTGCGCGCGCGGCTCGATGAGCGCGGCCTCGAGCTCTCCGAGCCCCTGACCCCGGTCTCCGGAGGATTCGACACCCGGATCTTCGCCTTCCGCCTGAGAGGCGCGGCGCCGCCGTTCGCGGGACCCTTGATCCTGCGACTGCTCGGCCCGCAGCACGATCCCGCCCGCGTGCTGCGGGAGCGCGTGACCCAGAATACCCTCGCCGGCCTCGCCTATCCTGCGCCCCGCGTTCTCCTCGCGAGCCCCGACCCCGCTCCGCTTGGCGGAGGGTGGCTCATCATGGAGCGCTTGCCGGGGAAGCCCTTGCTCCAGGCCCGCTACCTCAACCTGAGCCGGGTTCTCGCCGACACGCAGCTGCGACTGCACGCGCTCGACGCGGAAGCGTTGTTGCGGGCCATGGACGAAGAGGGCCGGGATTCACGCGTGGCCGGCGGTCCGGCCATCAGCCGCGAGATGATCACCATCGAGGGCCACCTCGCCCAGCTCGAAGCTCGCATCGCCCGCGGCTCTCTCGACGGGCTTCAGCCGGCCATGGCCTGGCTCGTCGAGCGCCGACCTGGGGAGCAGTCCCCCCGGGTCATCTGCCACGGCGACTTTCACCCGCACAACATCCTCTACTCCGGAAGCTCGGTCACCGGAGTGATCGACTGGCCGAACGTCGTGGTCGCCGAGCCCGCCTATGATGTCGCCACCACGCGCATCATCTTGCGCTTCGCGCCGATCGAGCTCTCGGCCCTGCCGGTGCCGCTGCACTGGCTGGTGGCGAACGCGCGGCTCGTCATGGTCAAGCGCTACCTCGCCGGCTACCGGCGCCGCCGATCGATCGACCCGCGCTCCCTCGCCTACTACGAGGCGCTCAGCGCGATGCGGGCCCTCGTCCGGGCCGCCGAATCGCGACGGGGCCAGGGGGCGGCCGCCTCGAATCCCCTCGACGCCTCTCGATTCGCCGAGACGCTCGCCGCCCACTTCTCGGCCATCAGCGGGATCACGCCCATCTTGCCGCCCCGGAGGCCATGA
- a CDS encoding alpha/beta hydrolase translates to MTASAPGIYEIDVQDIEYLRHGDKPLLARLFKPRGTGPFPLMVELHGGAWCRGDRLGDTAINEPLAKSGVVVAALDFRMPPDAAYPGSFADINYAIRWLKTKATGLGSRPDMVGAMGNSSGAHQAMLGGMRPRDPRYAALPLPAGSPAVDATVRCVIMCSSVIDPLARYHYAKKLKAGGPPYPDIVDRVLPSHDQYWQTENAMAEGNPVLALERGEKVELPPVLYLQGTNDAAHPRVDLDRFVMHYRKAGGQLELELFEGETEGFIVRKAGSPASTKAIERIIEFVHKQVG, encoded by the coding sequence ATGACCGCGAGCGCCCCCGGGATCTATGAGATCGACGTCCAGGACATCGAGTATCTCCGCCACGGAGACAAGCCGCTGCTCGCGCGGCTCTTCAAGCCGCGGGGCACCGGGCCTTTCCCGCTCATGGTCGAATTGCACGGGGGCGCCTGGTGCCGTGGCGACCGCCTCGGCGACACCGCCATCAACGAGCCCCTGGCGAAGAGCGGCGTGGTGGTGGCGGCCCTGGATTTCCGGATGCCGCCGGACGCGGCATACCCTGGATCGTTCGCCGACATCAACTACGCCATCCGCTGGCTCAAGACCAAGGCTACGGGGTTGGGCAGTCGCCCCGACATGGTCGGCGCCATGGGCAACTCGAGTGGCGCCCACCAGGCCATGCTCGGCGGAATGCGGCCGCGTGACCCTCGCTATGCGGCCCTGCCGCTGCCCGCCGGCTCGCCCGCCGTCGACGCCACCGTCCGCTGCGTCATCATGTGCTCGTCCGTCATCGATCCGCTCGCGCGGTACCACTACGCCAAGAAGCTGAAGGCGGGCGGCCCGCCGTACCCGGACATCGTCGATCGCGTGCTGCCCAGCCACGATCAGTACTGGCAGACCGAGAATGCCATGGCCGAGGGCAACCCCGTGCTCGCTCTCGAGCGCGGGGAGAAGGTCGAGCTGCCTCCCGTGCTCTATCTGCAAGGCACCAACGATGCCGCCCATCCGCGCGTCGACCTCGACCGCTTCGTCATGCACTACCGCAAGGCGGGCGGCCAGCTCGAGCTGGAGCTCTTCGAGGGCGAGACGGAGGGGTTCATCGTACGAAAGGCGGGCTCACCCGCTTCAACGAAGGCGATCGAGCGGATCATCGAGTTCGTCCACAAGCAGGTCGGATAA
- a CDS encoding sterol desaturase family protein: METLLLTHEPTLHFCALFLAIALVAVWEGAAPRRRLTASLRTRWLHNLAIWGLSMLLTRLAFPVTGIAFALIVGERGWGLFNVVKAPAWLAIGASVLLLDLAGYLQHRLFHRLPLLWRFHRVHHADPDYDFTLGFRFHPLETAVGVMAGLGTIALTGAPVAAVLLHELGFVLVSVFAHANVGLPSGLEGTLRRVIVTPDLHRVHHSVLVPETDSNFGSIFPWWDRLFGTYRDQPEAGHVNMRIGLEELRGARCLTIAWMLVHPLVPARIERRLFGS; this comes from the coding sequence ATGGAAACCCTGCTCCTCACTCACGAGCCCACGCTTCACTTCTGCGCCCTCTTCCTGGCCATCGCGCTGGTGGCGGTGTGGGAAGGCGCGGCCCCGCGTCGCCGGTTGACGGCATCGCTCCGCACGCGCTGGCTCCACAATCTCGCGATCTGGGGACTGAGCATGCTCCTCACGCGTCTGGCCTTTCCCGTCACCGGCATCGCCTTCGCTCTTATCGTAGGGGAGCGCGGGTGGGGGCTGTTCAACGTGGTGAAGGCGCCGGCCTGGCTCGCCATCGGGGCGTCGGTGCTCTTGCTGGATCTGGCGGGCTATCTGCAGCACCGGCTCTTCCACCGCCTGCCCTTGCTCTGGCGCTTCCACCGCGTACACCATGCCGATCCTGACTATGACTTCACCCTGGGCTTCCGCTTCCATCCCCTCGAGACCGCCGTCGGCGTAATGGCCGGCCTTGGCACCATTGCCCTGACCGGTGCCCCCGTGGCCGCGGTCTTGCTCCACGAGCTTGGATTCGTCCTGGTGTCGGTCTTCGCCCACGCCAACGTGGGTCTGCCGTCCGGGCTCGAGGGCACGCTTCGTCGAGTCATCGTCACGCCGGACCTCCACCGCGTCCACCACTCTGTCCTCGTGCCGGAGACTGATAGCAACTTCGGCAGCATCTTTCCGTGGTGGGACCGGCTTTTCGGCACCTATCGGGATCAGCCGGAAGCGGGCCACGTGAACATGCGGATCGGGCTCGAGGAGCTCCGGGGAGCCAGATGCCTCACCATCGCGTGGATGCTCGTCCATCCGCTCGTGCCTGCCCGCATCGAACGGCGCTTGTTCGGCAGCTAG
- a CDS encoding ABC transporter substrate-binding protein: MKISGRRLVSVFFVLTALLTPAATAQAQAGKYPTAPTVTPPAVVRPGKLVVATNATLPPVQFIDEKGNLQGMRIELGNEIAKRLGLEINWVNVQFEAHIPGLQGGRWDLIVTVLFFTPERAKLMYLIPYELQAISISVPKGNPKKLAQPTDLAGRPVAVEIGGYEERQIRRINEEQTKAGAKPMDIRTFNTFADSYQALRAGQVEAVVSVDAVAKFYQDKGEFERAMSGIAGSPATIAAKSKDLAQAVLKVMNDMKADGTYDALFDRYGVSKMTGKTLELKGPDLP; the protein is encoded by the coding sequence ATGAAAATCTCCGGACGGCGCTTGGTTTCTGTTTTCTTCGTCCTGACCGCGCTGCTGACGCCCGCGGCCACCGCCCAGGCCCAGGCCGGGAAGTATCCGACAGCGCCCACGGTGACGCCGCCCGCCGTGGTACGGCCCGGCAAGCTCGTGGTGGCGACCAACGCGACCTTGCCTCCCGTGCAGTTCATCGACGAGAAGGGCAATCTCCAGGGCATGCGCATCGAGCTCGGAAACGAGATCGCGAAGCGACTGGGGCTCGAGATCAACTGGGTCAACGTGCAGTTCGAGGCGCACATCCCGGGCCTGCAGGGCGGGCGTTGGGACCTGATCGTCACCGTCCTCTTCTTCACGCCGGAGCGCGCCAAGCTCATGTACCTCATCCCGTACGAGCTCCAGGCCATCAGTATCTCCGTGCCCAAGGGCAATCCGAAGAAGCTCGCGCAGCCCACGGACCTCGCGGGGCGCCCGGTAGCCGTGGAGATCGGTGGCTACGAGGAGCGTCAGATCCGCCGCATCAACGAGGAGCAGACCAAGGCGGGCGCCAAGCCGATGGACATCCGGACCTTCAACACGTTCGCGGATTCCTATCAGGCCCTCCGCGCGGGACAGGTCGAGGCCGTGGTCAGCGTGGACGCCGTGGCCAAGTTCTACCAGGACAAGGGCGAGTTCGAGCGCGCCATGTCGGGCATCGCCGGCTCGCCCGCCACCATCGCGGCCAAGTCCAAGGACCTGGCCCAGGCCGTGCTCAAGGTGATGAACGACATGAAGGCCGACGGCACCTACGATGCGCTCTTCGACCGATACGGCGTCTCGAAGATGACGGGCAAGACGCTCGAGCTCAAGGGGCCCGATCTTCCGTAG
- a CDS encoding DUF3488 and transglutaminase-like domain-containing protein, with product MRALLALRLITYLLVCAGVGALALAGLLGPLGTAIVALALLGNWCIDQVRERMPVRPALGWALIVTAAMAIVLDLFYLAQSILDGMVHLLLFLILLRLFRRRSLKDLRDAGFLSFFMLVAASAVTFNVSFLFVFIAFLTLGTWMLILHHLVSEASLAAVASPDVAAGGIGPRSPLFRVSLVAAAGTFALAGMMFFIIPRVGQATLPFRAELGRRISGFTDHVELGAYGEIETDTTVVMRVRFPDDIKDPERLPNLRWRGLAFDSFDGRVWTAGPRHRFLLRREASGEFVVASPRGTGPIVRQEIFLDPIGTDAIFVAPRALRVELRGGALGLDDMGSVTAPTPSARLQYIVDSELEMTPPRGLREGGPPGGAPAPAAARYLQQPPLPARIPALAREVTAGSRSSYEAALKLNHYLSTQFKYTLVIKQQSQLDPLEEFLFVRRSGNCEYFAASLAVMLRSLGIPARVVGGFQRGEWNPYGRYFMVRLKDAHSWVEASFDGAGWVTLDPSPRAELESAQLGPNPFALYLDALRMRWYRYVVNWSLRDQIGVAASAQREVLHWSAWLKESRESLRSVPRAVAAVAAVAVLALLAILWRAGPNAARQALGAGSPRFYVQALRALRRRGFRRGAAETAREFRQRVEAEAPVFAEPLQRLTAVYEGCRFGGRGLSAEEGAAVEAALAELRRRR from the coding sequence ATGCGCGCCCTCCTGGCCTTGAGGCTCATCACCTATCTGCTCGTCTGCGCGGGCGTGGGCGCCCTCGCCCTGGCCGGGCTGCTCGGGCCCCTCGGCACCGCCATCGTGGCCCTGGCCCTCCTCGGCAACTGGTGCATCGACCAGGTGCGCGAGCGCATGCCCGTGCGCCCGGCCCTGGGCTGGGCCCTCATCGTGACCGCGGCCATGGCCATCGTCCTCGACCTCTTCTATCTCGCCCAGAGCATCCTGGACGGCATGGTCCACCTGCTCCTCTTTCTCATCCTGCTTCGGCTCTTCCGCCGCCGCTCGCTCAAGGACCTGCGGGACGCCGGCTTCCTCTCCTTCTTCATGCTCGTGGCCGCCTCCGCCGTCACCTTCAATGTCAGCTTCCTCTTCGTCTTCATCGCCTTCCTCACCCTGGGGACCTGGATGCTCATCCTCCACCACCTAGTCTCCGAGGCTTCGCTCGCGGCCGTGGCCAGTCCCGACGTGGCGGCGGGCGGCATAGGCCCGCGCAGCCCGCTCTTTCGCGTCTCGCTCGTGGCGGCCGCGGGCACCTTCGCGCTGGCCGGGATGATGTTCTTCATCATCCCGCGCGTGGGGCAGGCCACCCTGCCCTTCCGCGCCGAGCTCGGGCGGCGGATCTCCGGGTTCACCGACCACGTGGAGTTGGGCGCCTATGGCGAGATCGAGACCGATACCACCGTGGTGATGCGCGTGCGCTTTCCCGACGACATCAAGGACCCCGAGCGCCTGCCCAATCTCCGATGGCGGGGCCTCGCCTTCGATTCCTTCGACGGTCGGGTATGGACGGCGGGGCCGCGCCACCGTTTCCTGCTGCGACGCGAGGCCTCGGGCGAGTTTGTCGTGGCCAGCCCGCGGGGCACGGGACCCATCGTCCGCCAGGAGATCTTCCTCGACCCCATCGGCACCGACGCGATCTTCGTGGCGCCGCGGGCGCTCCGCGTCGAGCTGCGCGGGGGGGCGCTGGGGCTCGACGACATGGGCAGCGTCACCGCGCCCACGCCTTCGGCCCGGCTCCAGTACATCGTCGACTCCGAGCTCGAGATGACGCCGCCCCGCGGCCTGCGCGAGGGCGGGCCGCCCGGCGGCGCGCCGGCGCCCGCGGCAGCCCGCTATCTGCAGCAGCCGCCGCTGCCCGCTCGCATCCCGGCCCTGGCGCGGGAGGTGACGGCGGGCAGCCGCAGCTCCTACGAGGCCGCCCTCAAGCTGAACCACTACCTCTCGACCCAGTTCAAGTACACGCTGGTCATCAAGCAGCAGAGCCAGCTCGATCCCCTCGAGGAGTTCCTCTTCGTGCGCCGCTCGGGCAACTGCGAGTACTTTGCCGCCTCCCTGGCCGTGATGCTGCGCAGCCTGGGCATTCCCGCGCGAGTGGTCGGCGGCTTTCAGCGAGGGGAATGGAATCCCTACGGTCGCTATTTCATGGTCCGGCTGAAGGACGCCCACTCGTGGGTGGAAGCTTCCTTCGACGGCGCGGGCTGGGTCACCCTCGACCCCTCGCCTCGCGCCGAGCTCGAGAGCGCTCAGCTCGGACCGAATCCGTTCGCCCTCTACCTCGATGCCCTCCGCATGCGGTGGTATCGCTACGTGGTCAACTGGAGCCTGCGCGACCAGATCGGGGTGGCCGCCTCCGCGCAGCGCGAGGTGCTCCACTGGAGCGCGTGGCTCAAGGAGTCCCGCGAATCCCTGCGGAGCGTGCCCCGGGCCGTAGCCGCCGTCGCCGCGGTGGCCGTGCTCGCCCTCCTGGCCATCCTCTGGCGCGCGGGACCGAATGCGGCGCGACAGGCGCTCGGCGCGGGCAGCCCGCGGTTCTATGTCCAGGCCCTTCGCGCGCTGCGACGGCGCGGCTTCCGCCGCGGGGCGGCCGAGACCGCGCGCGAATTCCGCCAGCGCGTCGAGGCGGAGGCGCCCGTGTTCGCCGAGCCGCTCCAGCGTTTGACCGCCGTCTATGAAGGCTGCCGCTTCGGCGGGCGAGGGCTCAGCGCGGAAGAGGGGGCCGCGGTCGAGGCCGCGCTGGCGGAGCTCCGCCGCCGGCGCTGA
- a CDS encoding amino acid ABC transporter permease, with the protein MSGWDWGAFRKYLFNFYLLDGAWTTVWLSVAVMAIGLALGLGAALMRMSSHRVPRDLARFYIWLMRGTPLLVQLIIIYTGLPQLGIRLTVIQSALLGLGLNEGAYLAEIIRAGILSVPRGQFDAARAVGMPYWTMLRVVILPQAARVILPPLGNNFNGLLKTTSLASVISLEELLRRSQMLIQLEFKVLEIFVVAACYYLVMTSLWGMVQRRLEAHFGRPYGSSGEPPRRVIDRTLLEQDAR; encoded by the coding sequence ATGTCGGGCTGGGACTGGGGGGCGTTCCGCAAGTACCTGTTCAACTTTTATCTACTCGACGGTGCGTGGACCACGGTGTGGCTATCCGTGGCCGTCATGGCCATAGGGCTCGCCCTGGGGCTCGGCGCCGCCCTCATGCGGATGTCGAGCCACCGGGTGCCGCGTGATCTCGCGCGCTTCTACATCTGGCTCATGCGGGGGACGCCGCTCCTCGTCCAGCTCATCATCATCTATACGGGGCTGCCCCAGCTCGGTATACGCCTGACGGTGATCCAGTCCGCCCTCCTGGGGCTGGGACTCAACGAGGGCGCCTATCTGGCCGAGATCATCCGCGCGGGGATCCTCTCGGTGCCGCGCGGCCAGTTCGACGCGGCGCGGGCCGTGGGCATGCCCTACTGGACCATGCTGCGCGTGGTCATCTTGCCCCAGGCGGCGCGCGTGATCCTGCCGCCGCTCGGCAACAACTTCAACGGACTGTTGAAGACGACGTCCCTCGCCTCCGTGATCTCGCTCGAGGAGCTGCTGCGGCGCTCGCAGATGCTGATCCAGCTCGAGTTCAAGGTGCTCGAGATCTTCGTGGTGGCCGCTTGCTATTACCTCGTGATGACGAGCCTGTGGGGCATGGTCCAGCGGCGCCTCGAGGCCCACTTCGGCCGACCCTACGGCTCCTCCGGAGAGCCGCCGCGCCGGGTCATCGACCGCACTCTGCTCGAGCAGGACGCGCGCTGA
- a CDS encoding amino acid ABC transporter ATP-binding protein produces the protein MPPAEPAVQAQGVHKFYGSLHVLRGIDLEVRRGQVIVVLGPSGSGKSTFLRCLNHLEAIERGSIRICGELIGYRETPAGLAELRDAEVARHRRRIGMVFQQFNLFPHLTALRNIMAGPLHVLRESREAAEAEARRLLSLVGLPEKAETYPGQLSGGQQQRVAIARALAMRPEVMLFDEPTSALDPEMISEVLEVMTALSRQGMTMIVVTHEMGFARAVANRVVLVDEGRVVEDAAPGEFFTNPQNERTRAFLDKILH, from the coding sequence ATGCCGCCCGCCGAGCCCGCCGTCCAGGCGCAGGGCGTGCACAAGTTCTACGGCTCCCTGCACGTCTTGCGCGGTATCGACCTCGAGGTGCGCCGCGGCCAGGTCATCGTCGTCCTCGGGCCCAGTGGATCGGGCAAGAGCACGTTCCTGCGCTGCTTGAACCACCTGGAGGCCATCGAGCGGGGATCGATCCGCATCTGCGGTGAGCTCATCGGCTATCGAGAGACGCCGGCCGGCCTCGCGGAGCTGCGCGACGCGGAGGTGGCGCGCCACCGTCGGCGGATCGGCATGGTCTTCCAGCAATTCAATCTCTTTCCGCATCTGACCGCCCTCCGGAACATCATGGCCGGCCCCCTGCACGTCCTCCGCGAGAGCCGCGAGGCCGCGGAAGCCGAGGCGCGGCGGCTGCTCTCGCTCGTCGGCCTGCCCGAGAAGGCGGAGACCTATCCCGGGCAGCTCTCGGGAGGGCAGCAGCAGCGCGTGGCCATCGCGCGGGCGCTGGCCATGCGGCCCGAGGTCATGCTCTTCGACGAGCCCACCTCGGCCCTCGATCCCGAGATGATCAGCGAGGTGCTGGAGGTCATGACCGCGCTCTCCAGGCAGGGCATGACCATGATCGTGGTCACCCATGAAATGGGGTTCGCCCGGGCCGTGGCCAACCGCGTGGTCCTCGTGGACGAGGGCCGCGTGGTCGAGGACGCCGCCCCCGGCGAATTTTTCACGAATCCGCAGAACGAGCGCACGCGTGCCTTTCTCGACAAGATCCTCCATTAA
- a CDS encoding Gfo/Idh/MocA family oxidoreductase produces MKDGTIGFGLVGTGMAGLFHAKELRQVRGARLAAVCSRDPGRLQAFAREWEVPRAYAHFSELCLDPDVDVVCVLTPTGTHLEVARAASEAGKHILVEKPLDVSLARADEMIRLCRRNRTKLGVIFQMRFGTVAARMKEAVQSGALGRVFLADAVDKSSRTAAYYNSAEWRGTKTLEGGGCLMTQSIHIVDLLQHVVGPVRSVIGRVATAQHAIEVEDTATALVSFESGAMGVIESTSSIKPALKSRLELHGDHGTIVANAQYDQILFWNVGGKTVPDVEKSFAIGDIDDPWAYPQVRHRVQLQDMVDAIREDREPVLTGEDARVSLAIVMAIYESSRTGREVLLRDLGSTNQ; encoded by the coding sequence GTGAAAGACGGCACGATCGGATTCGGCCTCGTGGGCACCGGCATGGCCGGGCTGTTTCACGCCAAGGAGCTGCGACAGGTCAGGGGCGCCCGGCTCGCCGCCGTCTGCTCTCGCGATCCCGGGCGGCTCCAGGCCTTCGCAAGGGAGTGGGAAGTGCCTCGCGCCTACGCTCATTTCAGCGAGCTCTGCCTGGATCCCGACGTGGACGTGGTGTGCGTCCTCACGCCGACGGGGACCCATCTCGAGGTGGCGCGGGCCGCGTCCGAAGCGGGCAAGCACATTCTCGTCGAGAAGCCCCTCGACGTCAGCCTCGCGCGCGCCGATGAGATGATCCGCCTCTGCCGGAGGAATCGGACCAAGCTGGGCGTGATCTTTCAGATGCGGTTCGGCACGGTGGCGGCCCGTATGAAGGAAGCCGTCCAATCCGGCGCCCTCGGGCGGGTCTTTCTCGCCGATGCCGTGGACAAGTCGAGCCGGACGGCCGCCTATTACAACTCGGCGGAGTGGCGGGGGACCAAGACCCTCGAGGGCGGAGGCTGTCTCATGACCCAGTCCATCCACATCGTGGACCTGCTCCAGCACGTGGTGGGTCCGGTACGCTCTGTGATCGGCCGCGTGGCCACCGCGCAGCACGCCATCGAGGTCGAGGACACGGCCACCGCGCTGGTGTCTTTCGAGAGCGGGGCCATGGGCGTCATCGAGAGCACGTCGTCGATCAAGCCTGCTCTCAAGTCGCGGCTCGAGCTCCACGGGGACCATGGCACCATCGTCGCCAATGCCCAGTACGATCAGATCCTCTTCTGGAACGTGGGCGGGAAGACCGTGCCTGACGTGGAGAAGAGCTTCGCCATCGGCGACATCGATGACCCGTGGGCCTACCCGCAGGTTCGCCACCGAGTCCAGCTTCAAGACATGGTGGACGCCATCCGCGAGGATCGGGAGCCCGTGCTCACCGGCGAGGACGCGCGCGTCTCGCTCGCCATCGTCATGGCCATCTACGAATCGTCGCGGACCGGCCGGGAAGTTCTTCTCAGAGACCTAGGCTCGACGAACCAGTGA
- a CDS encoding ABC transporter substrate binding protein, producing MEIVNAQRLPSIFTLTYWAQAGGLMSYSADLYAVQRRAASYVDKILKGANPANLPIEQPTKIEFVINLKTAKSLGLTIPPSPLRRADQVIK from the coding sequence GTGGAGATCGTCAACGCCCAGCGGCTGCCCTCGATCTTCACCCTGACCTACTGGGCGCAGGCCGGGGGCCTCATGAGTTACTCTGCCGACCTCTATGCCGTCCAGAGACGAGCGGCGAGCTATGTCGACAAAATCCTCAAGGGTGCAAATCCGGCCAACCTGCCCATAGAGCAGCCGACCAAGATCGAGTTCGTCATCAACCTCAAAACCGCCAAGTCGCTCGGCCTGACGATCCCGCCGTCGCCGCTGCGGCGGGCCGATCAAGTGATCAAGTAG
- a CDS encoding DUF58 domain-containing protein: MRWVPKRTWRDSEWWWRPFRPRRTIWPTRDGWWCLFVVIGLGVAAINTGNNLLYLLVSLLLSLIVVSGVLSEQSMRGLQLEAEIPEEIYAGAPTLFGALVQNGKRWLTSYSVTLELLSRGSGVRFIYVPRLEAGAERFVTWEVTLSARGRQRLSGIRLTTRFPFGLFVKASRVMLEADVVVFPAVRPISAEALQRLVGSGTASARRRGRGHDLYNLRAYRPGDDPRHIHWRSSAKTESLVVREMEAETTEDTRIVLTGTGAHDPARLEAALSEAASATVHLIRAGSGVELVGRGLVVPLGRGLGQSRRILTALALYQPGQPRAAPDTHEKGWRSLRELHVELD; encoded by the coding sequence ATGAGGTGGGTCCCGAAGCGGACCTGGAGAGACAGCGAGTGGTGGTGGCGGCCGTTCCGGCCCCGCCGGACCATCTGGCCCACGCGCGACGGCTGGTGGTGCCTGTTCGTCGTCATCGGCCTCGGGGTGGCCGCCATCAACACCGGCAACAATCTCCTGTATCTCCTGGTGTCGCTCCTCCTGAGCCTCATCGTCGTCTCCGGCGTGCTCTCGGAGCAGTCCATGCGCGGCCTGCAGCTGGAAGCCGAGATTCCCGAGGAGATCTATGCCGGGGCTCCGACCCTCTTCGGAGCCCTCGTCCAGAACGGCAAGCGCTGGCTGACCTCGTATTCGGTGACCCTCGAGCTTCTCTCGCGCGGTAGCGGGGTGCGCTTCATCTACGTGCCACGGCTCGAAGCGGGCGCCGAGCGCTTCGTGACCTGGGAAGTCACGCTGTCCGCGCGCGGCCGCCAGCGACTGTCAGGCATCCGGCTGACCACGCGCTTCCCCTTCGGCCTCTTCGTCAAGGCCAGCCGGGTCATGCTGGAGGCCGACGTGGTCGTCTTCCCGGCCGTCCGCCCCATCTCGGCCGAGGCCCTCCAGCGCCTGGTGGGCTCGGGCACCGCCTCGGCGCGCCGGCGCGGGCGTGGCCACGATCTCTACAATCTCCGCGCCTACCGGCCGGGGGACGACCCGCGCCACATCCACTGGCGCTCGAGCGCGAAGACGGAGTCGCTCGTCGTGCGCGAGATGGAAGCCGAGACCACCGAAGACACGCGTATCGTCCTCACGGGCACGGGCGCGCATGATCCGGCGCGGCTCGAGGCGGCCCTGTCCGAGGCGGCCTCCGCTACCGTGCATCTGATCCGCGCCGGCTCGGGGGTGGAGCTGGTGGGTCGTGGGCTCGTGGTGCCGCTCGGCCGCGGGCTGGGTCAGTCACGGCGTATCCTGACCGCGCTCGCCCTCTATCAGCCGGGCCAGCCCCGCGCGGCGCCCGACACCCATGAGAAGGGCTGGCGCTCGCTTCGCGAGCTCCACGTCGAGCTCGACTGA